A window of the Oscillospiraceae bacterium NTUH-002-81 genome harbors these coding sequences:
- a CDS encoding cell division protein FtsQ produces the protein MVLGLLVLGAAIFFNAFAVRDVTVEGNERYTDAEIEQLVLGEGYSNTLLLMAKSRSGGFGNIPFISTLEVEALSAGHIRIRVYEKTIVGYVSYMGTNLYFDKDGMVVESSTEVLDGVPQISGLKFSEVTLYEQLPVSKPDVFRIILNLTQALDKNDVHPDRIAFADNLSITLWFGEARVLFGTEDMMDEKIANLASFVDDLKERKGTLHMENFTEDTQNLIFDGDDG, from the coding sequence GTGGTACTGGGACTGCTGGTGCTGGGCGCGGCCATATTTTTCAATGCATTTGCTGTCCGGGATGTGACGGTGGAAGGCAATGAGCGGTATACGGATGCGGAGATTGAACAGCTGGTGCTGGGCGAGGGATACTCCAATACGCTGCTCCTGATGGCCAAGAGCCGTTCCGGAGGGTTCGGAAATATCCCTTTTATCAGTACCCTGGAGGTGGAAGCCCTGTCGGCGGGCCACATCCGGATCCGGGTATATGAGAAGACCATCGTGGGTTACGTGTCCTACATGGGGACAAACCTCTATTTTGACAAGGACGGTATGGTGGTGGAGAGCTCCACCGAGGTGCTGGACGGGGTACCGCAGATCTCGGGGCTGAAATTTTCCGAGGTGACGCTGTATGAGCAGCTGCCGGTGAGCAAGCCGGATGTGTTTCGGATCATTCTCAATCTGACCCAGGCGCTGGACAAGAATGACGTCCACCCGGATCGGATCGCGTTTGCGGACAACTTAAGCATCACCCTGTGGTTCGGCGAGGCCCGGGTGCTATTCGGCACGGAAGATATGATGGATGAGAAAATCGCCAACCTGGCCTCCTTTGTTGATGACCTGAAAGAGCGCAAAGGAACGCTTCATATGGAAAACTTTACCGAAGATACCCAGAATCTCATCTTTGACGGGGATGACGGGTAA
- the sigG gene encoding RNA polymerase sporulation sigma factor SigG, with protein sequence MAVNKVEICGVNTAKLPLLTNEEKDALFQRIIRGDKEARQIFIEGNLRLVLSIIKRFSSSNENVDDLFQIGCIGLIKAIDNFNVELQVKFSTYAVPMIIGEIRRYLRDNNSIRVSRSLRDTAYKAIYAREHMTKENLREPTINEIAAEIGISSEDITTALDAIQSPVSLFEPVYTEGGDTLYVMDQISDKKNKEESWVEDLSLSEAMKRLGEREAHIINLRYFEGKTQMEVAKEVGISQAQVSRLEKNALKVMRQYLES encoded by the coding sequence ATGGCTGTGAATAAAGTCGAAATCTGTGGAGTGAACACCGCAAAGCTGCCGCTTCTGACCAACGAGGAGAAGGACGCCCTGTTTCAGAGGATCATCCGCGGGGACAAAGAGGCCAGGCAGATCTTCATTGAAGGGAATCTGCGGCTGGTTCTTAGCATCATCAAGCGGTTTTCCTCCAGTAATGAAAATGTGGACGACCTGTTTCAGATCGGCTGCATCGGTCTGATCAAAGCCATTGACAATTTCAACGTGGAACTGCAGGTGAAGTTTTCCACATACGCAGTGCCCATGATCATCGGGGAGATCCGCCGGTATCTGCGGGACAACAATTCCATCCGGGTGAGCCGGTCGCTGCGGGACACGGCCTACAAGGCGATTTATGCCAGGGAACATATGACGAAAGAGAATCTGCGGGAGCCCACCATCAACGAGATCGCGGCGGAGATCGGCATCAGCAGCGAGGATATCACCACGGCGCTGGACGCCATCCAGAGCCCGGTGAGCCTGTTTGAGCCCGTCTACACGGAGGGCGGGGACACGCTTTATGTGATGGATCAGATCAGCGATAAGAAAAATAAGGAAGAGAGCTGGGTGGAGGATCTGTCGTTGAGCGAGGCGATGAAGCGGCTGGGAGAACGGGAAGCTCATATCATCAACTTGCGGTATTTTGAGGGGAAAACCCAGATGGAAGTGGCAAAAGAGGTGGGGATTTCTCAGGCACAGGTGAGCCGTCTGGAGAAAAACGCACTGAAAGTGATGCGGCAGTATTTAGAAAGCTAG
- a CDS encoding MBL fold metallo-hydrolase, whose translation MKLYFIGADHEVTGSCHYVEACGKRFLVDCGMEQGKDVFENVEIPVPASQIDYVLLTHAHIDHSGLLPLLFKNGFRGEIISTFATSDLCSIMLRDSAHIQEFEAEWRNRKGRRAGKEEFVPLYTMDDALGAVELFHPCDYNQKIELTEGISIRFTDVGHLLGSASIEIWITEDGVSKKIVFSGDIGNTNQPLIKDPEYLSEADYVVMESTYGDRTHGERPDYVTELANIIQETFDRGGNVVIPAFAVGRTQEMLYFIREIKEKGLVTGHGCFKVFVDSPLAIEATNVFNKNFRACFDEDAMKLINAGINPIKFDGLNLAVSSDESRAINFDMEPKVIISASGMCDAGRIKHHLKHNLWRKECTVLFVGYQGAGTLGRALTEGANYVKLFGETIEVQAEIRKLSGISGHADKNGLLEWVNHFTPKPQKVFVVHGEDLVCESFVKCLKEEHGLDAEAPFSGAIYDLANACWEKEGIKVYVKSEKPVERHRSDVYARLVEAGKRLMLVITHNEGGTNKDLTKFMNQIHALCDKWDR comes from the coding sequence ATGAAATTATATTTTATCGGGGCGGATCATGAGGTAACCGGCAGCTGCCATTATGTGGAAGCCTGCGGAAAACGGTTTCTGGTAGACTGCGGTATGGAACAGGGCAAGGATGTCTTTGAGAACGTGGAGATCCCGGTTCCGGCCAGTCAGATTGACTATGTGCTGCTGACCCATGCACACATCGATCATTCCGGGCTTTTGCCGCTGCTGTTCAAGAATGGTTTTCGGGGGGAGATCATCAGCACCTTTGCCACCAGCGACCTGTGCAGCATCATGCTGCGTGACAGCGCCCACATTCAGGAATTCGAGGCAGAATGGCGCAACCGGAAGGGCCGCCGTGCAGGTAAGGAAGAATTTGTACCGCTGTACACCATGGATGACGCGCTGGGGGCTGTAGAGCTGTTCCATCCTTGCGATTACAACCAGAAGATCGAACTGACGGAGGGCATTTCCATCCGGTTCACGGATGTGGGACACCTGCTGGGTTCCGCATCTATTGAGATATGGATCACCGAGGACGGCGTATCCAAGAAGATCGTATTTTCCGGCGATATCGGCAATACGAACCAGCCGCTGATCAAGGATCCCGAGTATCTGTCAGAAGCGGATTATGTGGTGATGGAGTCCACCTACGGCGACAGAACCCACGGAGAGCGGCCGGATTACGTGACCGAACTGGCCAACATCATCCAGGAGACCTTCGACCGGGGCGGCAACGTGGTCATTCCGGCATTTGCGGTGGGCCGTACCCAGGAGATGCTTTATTTCATCCGGGAGATCAAGGAAAAAGGTCTGGTCACCGGACACGGCTGCTTCAAGGTATTCGTGGACAGTCCGCTGGCCATCGAGGCCACCAACGTGTTCAACAAGAACTTCCGGGCATGCTTTGATGAAGATGCCATGAAGCTCATCAACGCGGGCATCAACCCCATCAAGTTTGACGGCCTGAATCTGGCTGTCAGCTCCGATGAATCCCGTGCCATCAACTTTGACATGGAGCCCAAGGTTATCATTTCCGCCTCCGGCATGTGCGACGCCGGCCGGATCAAGCATCATCTGAAGCACAACCTGTGGCGGAAAGAGTGTACTGTGCTCTTCGTCGGCTATCAGGGCGCAGGTACCCTGGGCCGTGCGCTGACAGAGGGTGCCAACTATGTGAAGCTCTTCGGTGAGACCATCGAAGTCCAGGCGGAGATCCGCAAGCTGTCCGGCATCAGCGGCCACGCCGACAAGAATGGTCTGCTGGAATGGGTGAACCACTTCACCCCGAAGCCGCAGAAGGTATTCGTTGTCCACGGCGAAGATCTGGTGTGCGAATCCTTCGTCAAATGCCTGAAAGAGGAACACGGACTGGACGCGGAAGCTCCGTTCAGCGGCGCCATCTACGATCTGGCCAATGCCTGCTGGGAGAAAGAAGGCATCAAGGTCTACGTCAAGAGCGAGAAGCCTGTGGAACGCCACAGATCCGATGTTTACGCAAGGCTGGTTGAGGCCGGCAAGCGTCTGATGCTAGTCATCACCCACAACGAGGGCGGCACCAATAAGGATCTCACCAAGTTCATGAACCAGATCCATGCTCTGTGCGACAAGTGGGACAGATAG
- the ftsZ gene encoding cell division protein FtsZ codes for MLEIMTNETESAAKIIVIGVGGAGNNAVNRMIDEQIAGVEFVGINTDSQALKLCKSPTALQIGEKLTKGLGAGAKPEIGEKAAEESAEEIKEVLKHADMVFVTCGMGGGTGTGAAPVVAKLAKDMGILTVGVVTKPFKFEARTRMNNAIAGIEKLKESVDTLIVIPNDKLLEIVDRRTTMPEALKKADEVLQQAVQGITDLINLPALINLDFADVQTVMKDKGIAHIGIGEAKGDDKALEAVKQAVESPLLETTISGASHVIINISGDISLMDANDAASYIRDLTGEDTNIIFGAMYDAENTDYARITVIATGLHDVEEKQAAPSLGKVVPNFTYPNAGKFAQGMQGGRPMMQQHAPQQGMPMPSQNVGQGMPQQATRPIPGIQKPAAPRSNVQENDIQIPSFLTRKK; via the coding sequence TTGTTAGAGATTATGACAAATGAAACAGAATCTGCTGCAAAGATTATTGTAATCGGTGTCGGCGGCGCCGGCAACAATGCAGTGAACCGCATGATTGATGAACAGATCGCCGGCGTGGAATTCGTCGGTATTAATACAGACAGCCAGGCGCTGAAGCTCTGTAAGTCCCCCACCGCTCTGCAGATCGGTGAGAAGCTGACCAAGGGCCTGGGCGCAGGCGCAAAGCCGGAGATCGGTGAGAAGGCAGCCGAGGAGAGCGCTGAGGAGATCAAGGAAGTGCTCAAGCACGCAGACATGGTATTCGTTACCTGCGGTATGGGCGGCGGTACCGGTACCGGTGCAGCTCCCGTTGTGGCCAAGCTTGCCAAGGATATGGGAATCCTGACCGTCGGCGTTGTGACCAAGCCGTTCAAGTTTGAGGCAAGAACCCGTATGAACAATGCCATTGCCGGTATTGAGAAGCTCAAGGAGTCCGTGGACACCCTGATCGTGATCCCCAACGACAAGCTGCTGGAGATCGTTGACCGCAGAACGACCATGCCCGAGGCACTGAAGAAGGCAGATGAGGTTCTGCAGCAGGCTGTACAGGGTATCACAGACCTGATCAACCTGCCGGCACTGATCAATCTGGACTTCGCAGATGTACAGACCGTTATGAAGGATAAGGGCATCGCACACATTGGTATCGGTGAGGCCAAGGGTGACGATAAGGCACTGGAGGCTGTGAAGCAGGCAGTAGAGAGCCCGCTGCTTGAGACGACCATCAGCGGCGCATCCCATGTCATCATCAACATTTCCGGTGATATCAGCCTGATGGATGCCAACGATGCAGCAAGCTACATCCGTGACCTGACAGGCGAGGATACGAATATCATCTTCGGTGCCATGTACGATGCGGAGAATACAGACTATGCGAGAATCACCGTGATCGCAACCGGCCTTCATGATGTGGAGGAGAAGCAGGCAGCACCTTCCCTTGGTAAAGTTGTTCCGAACTTTACATATCCGAATGCGGGCAAGTTCGCACAGGGTATGCAGGGCGGAAGACCGATGATGCAGCAGCATGCACCCCAGCAGGGAATGCCCATGCCTTCCCAGAATGTGGGACAGGGTATGCCGCAGCAGGCAACCAGACCGATTCCGGGTATCCAGAAGCCCGCAGCGCCCAGAAGCAACGTGCAGGAGAATGATATCCAGATTCCGTCCTTCCTGACAAGAAAGAAATAA
- a CDS encoding Fic family protein: MWRNNRIKSIHASLKIEANSLTMGQVRDVINGKIVLGAQKEIQEVKNAYAAYERISGMDPYDMRQLKQLHGIMTKYLVEESGEFRAGEEGVFNGEQCIFMAPPARLVPQLVEELFDWMREAKDDVHPLILSSVFHYEFVFIHPFSDGNGRMARLWHTAILSKWKPVFEFIPIESQIEKFQDEYYEAISRCHAAGESTIFIEFMLAQIDKILDDVSSQMNETNAYLPETVQKLLEVMEYDIPYTSNALMEKLGLKAKEGFRRNYLCPALKMNCIQMTIPDKPNSRNQRYVKRG, encoded by the coding sequence TTGTGGCGGAACAACAGGATCAAGTCGATTCACGCTTCCTTGAAGATCGAAGCAAATTCGCTGACGATGGGACAGGTGCGGGATGTCATCAATGGAAAGATCGTGCTTGGTGCGCAAAAGGAAATTCAGGAAGTAAAGAATGCATATGCTGCCTATGAGCGGATTTCGGGAATGGATCCGTATGACATGCGGCAGTTGAAGCAGCTCCATGGGATTATGACAAAATATCTCGTGGAGGAATCCGGGGAGTTTCGCGCAGGAGAAGAGGGCGTTTTCAATGGAGAGCAATGTATTTTCATGGCACCGCCCGCACGGTTGGTACCGCAGCTGGTGGAAGAGCTGTTTGACTGGATGAGGGAAGCGAAGGACGATGTTCATCCGTTGATTTTGAGCAGTGTTTTTCATTATGAGTTTGTATTTATCCATCCTTTTTCTGATGGAAACGGCAGAATGGCAAGGTTGTGGCATACGGCTATTTTGTCCAAATGGAAACCGGTATTTGAATTTATTCCTATTGAAAGCCAGATCGAGAAATTCCAGGATGAATATTATGAGGCTATTTCCAGATGCCATGCTGCCGGTGAGTCTACAATTTTTATTGAATTTATGCTGGCGCAGATAGATAAAATTCTGGATGATGTTTCTTCGCAAATGAATGAAACAAATGCGTATCTTCCTGAAACCGTCCAAAAACTGCTTGAAGTGATGGAATATGATATTCCCTATACGAGCAATGCGCTGATGGAAAAACTGGGATTAAAAGCAAAGGAAGGATTTCGAAGAAATTATCTTTGCCCGGCACTGAAAATGAATTGCATTCAGATGACTATCCCGGATAAACCGAACAGCAGAAATCAGAGGTATGTGAAAAGAGGATAA
- a CDS encoding YlmC/YmxH family sporulation protein produces the protein MRLCELKEKEVVNAKDCCRLGFVEDLDIDCKTGCVLALIVPGPVRFCIFGYDFEYVIPWKCICQIGPDIILVDVDPEKAKHKL, from the coding sequence ATGCGTCTGTGTGAGCTGAAAGAAAAAGAAGTTGTCAATGCGAAGGACTGCTGCAGACTGGGCTTTGTGGAAGACCTGGACATTGACTGTAAGACGGGCTGTGTCCTGGCACTGATCGTGCCGGGGCCGGTCCGTTTCTGTATCTTTGGGTATGATTTCGAATACGTCATCCCCTGGAAATGCATCTGCCAGATCGGGCCGGATATCATCCTTGTGGATGTGGATCCGGAAAAGGCGAAGCATAAGCTTTAG
- a CDS encoding sigma-E processing peptidase SpoIIGA, giving the protein MQAKIYLDVQFLTEWVLNLCVVLLTARIVGTGVRFARAALAAAAGALAHVALLAAGVLSGWHFCGGAMPVLGWLLIPVMTGIAFPGKRGRHRSLADRLQLWITFAAAAFLLSGLLQALHPFWQRMFFRFWLAVFAAYAVLQAGCKLFAAAKHRQMDLCPVRLYIGDTQWRVMALRDTGNRLQDPWLHRPVSILEEGALPFSVEELLGKSLAETLKFHMIPYSSVGCPSGVLTGLVFTRMVIEGTDGEQVIQAPVIGISRGTVSTEKAYQMILHEKFRQ; this is encoded by the coding sequence ATGCAGGCAAAGATCTATTTGGATGTGCAGTTTCTGACGGAGTGGGTGCTGAACCTGTGTGTGGTGCTGCTGACGGCCAGGATCGTCGGGACAGGCGTGCGGTTCGCAAGGGCGGCGCTGGCTGCGGCGGCGGGCGCTCTGGCGCATGTGGCGCTGCTGGCGGCCGGGGTGTTGTCCGGCTGGCATTTCTGCGGTGGAGCAATGCCGGTTCTGGGCTGGCTGCTGATCCCGGTCATGACAGGAATCGCCTTTCCGGGAAAAAGGGGACGGCACCGGAGCCTGGCAGATCGCCTGCAGCTGTGGATCACCTTTGCAGCAGCGGCATTTCTGTTATCGGGCCTGCTGCAGGCACTGCATCCCTTCTGGCAGCGGATGTTCTTCCGGTTCTGGCTGGCCGTCTTTGCGGCATATGCCGTTTTACAGGCAGGATGCAAGCTTTTTGCCGCGGCAAAACACCGGCAGATGGATCTCTGCCCGGTGCGGCTCTACATAGGCGATACCCAGTGGCGGGTCATGGCCCTGCGGGACACAGGCAACCGGCTGCAGGATCCGTGGCTGCACCGGCCTGTGAGCATTCTGGAGGAAGGGGCGCTGCCGTTTTCTGTGGAGGAGCTTTTGGGAAAATCTCTGGCAGAAACGTTAAAGTTCCACATGATCCCATACAGCTCCGTGGGCTGCCCGTCCGGCGTGCTCACCGGCCTTGTTTTCACCCGTATGGTCATCGAGGGGACGGACGGCGAGCAGGTCATCCAGGCACCGGTCATCGGCATCAGCAGAGGGACAGTATCGACAGAGAAAGCATACCAGATGATACTGCATGAAAAATTCAGACAGTGA
- the aroD gene encoding type I 3-dehydroquinate dehydratase, with the protein MSRWQSVKAGNVVLGDGIPKICVPIVAKNEEQVLTQARQISALPADLVEWRLDWLEDPFSASKFLPSLRQVLGERPILLTFRTKEEGGEQAITASDYVALYEDLMSLGLAQLIDVEYERGEQTVRTLVEAARKAGVLTVLSHHNFDRTPAAEEMLQKLVRMQKANADITKLAVMPHDSEDVTRLLSVSTAMKERYADRPYITMSMGKLGLVSRISGELTGSAVTFGSASAASAPGQLPVGELRTILSLLAGKKKKKPNIYLIGFMGCGKSTISHALGSNTRMREMEMDEEIVRMENRPIADIFAQDGEDYFRGVETALLKLIADTGGYLVSCGGGVPMRQENVHLMKESGYTVLLTASPAEILSRVKDSEERPILNGHMNEAYIAELMEKRRPFYEAAADVVVCTDGRQVDDICREILQKLTEKEVQ; encoded by the coding sequence ATGAGCAGATGGCAGAGTGTGAAGGCAGGAAATGTGGTGCTGGGGGACGGCATCCCGAAGATCTGCGTACCGATCGTGGCGAAAAATGAGGAACAGGTGCTGACACAGGCAAGACAGATCAGTGCCCTTCCGGCAGATCTGGTGGAGTGGCGGCTGGACTGGCTGGAGGATCCGTTCTCGGCATCGAAGTTTCTGCCGTCCCTTCGGCAGGTGCTGGGCGAGCGGCCCATTCTGCTTACCTTCCGCACGAAAGAGGAAGGCGGTGAGCAGGCCATCACGGCCTCTGATTACGTGGCGCTGTATGAAGACCTGATGTCTCTCGGTCTGGCACAGCTCATTGATGTGGAGTATGAGCGGGGAGAACAGACGGTGCGTACGCTGGTCGAGGCAGCCAGAAAAGCAGGGGTACTGACCGTTCTTTCCCATCACAACTTTGACCGGACACCGGCAGCGGAGGAGATGCTGCAGAAGCTGGTGCGGATGCAGAAAGCAAACGCTGACATTACCAAGCTGGCAGTGATGCCCCACGACAGCGAGGATGTGACCAGGTTGCTGTCCGTATCCACGGCCATGAAAGAACGCTATGCAGACCGCCCTTATATTACCATGTCCATGGGAAAACTGGGGCTGGTGAGCCGGATCTCCGGGGAGCTGACAGGCAGTGCCGTGACCTTTGGCAGCGCTTCTGCGGCTTCTGCACCGGGTCAGCTGCCGGTGGGAGAGCTGCGCACCATCCTGTCCCTTCTGGCAGGCAAGAAGAAAAAGAAGCCCAACATTTATCTCATCGGTTTCATGGGCTGCGGCAAGAGCACCATTTCCCATGCCCTGGGCAGCAACACCCGGATGCGGGAGATGGAGATGGACGAGGAGATCGTCCGCATGGAGAACCGGCCCATCGCGGATATCTTTGCCCAGGACGGGGAAGACTATTTCCGGGGGGTGGAGACAGCCCTGTTAAAGCTCATCGCGGATACCGGCGGCTATCTCGTATCCTGCGGCGGCGGAGTGCCCATGCGCCAGGAAAACGTACACCTGATGAAGGAGAGCGGCTATACCGTGCTGCTGACAGCCAGTCCGGCAGAGATCTTAAGCCGGGTGAAGGACAGTGAAGAGCGGCCCATCCTCAACGGGCATATGAACGAGGCGTATATCGCGGAGCTGATGGAAAAGCGCAGGCCCTTCTACGAGGCGGCCGCAGATGTGGTGGTGTGCACCGACGGGCGGCAGGTAGACGACATTTGTCGGGAAATTTTACAGAAACTGACAGAAAAGGAAGTGCAGTGA
- the sigE gene encoding RNA polymerase sporulation sigma factor SigE: MLMKVSMPGHFKLKSVSNLHNVLFSRSGDIHYIGGAEVLPAPLEPKKEQEVINGLGTERDQESKSLLIEHNLRLVVYIAKRFDNTGVGVEDLISIGTIGLIKAINTFNPDRCIKLATYASRCIENEILMYLRRNSKTRMEVSIDEPLNVDWDGNELLLSDILGTDEDVIYRDMEQEVEHKLLNRAICKLSDRERTIVELRFGLNGGDGEEKTQKEVADLLGISQSYISRLEKKIMKRLRKEIVRFE; encoded by the coding sequence ATGTTAATGAAAGTATCTATGCCCGGGCATTTTAAATTAAAGTCGGTTTCGAATCTTCATAATGTCCTGTTTTCCAGAAGCGGCGACATTCATTACATAGGCGGGGCAGAGGTACTTCCGGCACCGCTGGAGCCGAAAAAAGAGCAGGAAGTCATCAACGGGCTGGGGACAGAGCGGGATCAGGAATCCAAGTCGCTGCTCATCGAGCACAACCTCCGGCTGGTGGTCTACATTGCCAAGCGCTTTGACAACACCGGCGTGGGCGTGGAGGATCTGATCTCCATCGGCACCATCGGCCTTATCAAGGCCATCAACACCTTCAATCCGGATCGGTGCATCAAGCTGGCCACCTACGCTTCCCGCTGTATCGAAAACGAAATCCTCATGTATCTGCGGCGCAACAGCAAAACACGCATGGAGGTGTCCATCGACGAGCCGCTGAACGTGGACTGGGATGGCAATGAGCTGCTTCTTTCGGACATTCTCGGCACCGACGAGGACGTGATCTACCGGGATATGGAGCAGGAGGTGGAGCACAAGCTGTTAAACCGGGCCATCTGCAAGCTTTCCGATCGGGAGCGCACCATCGTGGAGCTGCGGTTTGGCTTAAACGGCGGCGACGGGGAGGAGAAAACTCAGAAGGAGGTGGCGGATCTTCTCGGCATTTCCCAGTCCTATATTTCCCGTCTGGAGAAAAAGATCATGAAGCGGCTGCGCAAGGAAATCGTGCGATTCGAATAA